The stretch of DNA TTGAAACGCTATTTAATGTGTTGGAACGCAATGAAGGTAATGTCCAAGCACTATGTCATTTAGCTGTCATTTACCATTATTCTGGTATGAAAACGACGAGTGAAGAAGTTGTAGAATTATTGAAAAATGTTCACCCTTTCCATGAAGAGCAACGCCATAAGTTAGGGATTACTTTCGCGATCTTAAAACAATATGATTTAGGTTATAAGTGGTTATATTCATTATATAAAGTTGGTTACGATGGAAATCCGATGTATTATTATTGGCTAACGGTATGTGCTGTTCAGCTTGGAAAAAAACAGGTGGCTGAAAAAGTATGGAAGCGCGCTTTTGAAGAGGAAGATGAGGATCGCTTAACTTCTTTACCTGATCCATTTTTATCACCAAAGGAAGCGGTTCTTTCAGAAGAAAAGTTGGAGAATTCTTCTTTTGATTTTTCTGAAGCATTATCTGTATTGGATAAGTTAAAAAACTCACCATCATTTAGGTCAGCTTTAGTTCATAAACTTTATAACGCTTCAATGAAAACAAAGTGCCGTATTTTGTTTACTATTTATAAATTAAGTGATCAAGAATCAGAGAAAGCACTTCTTACGTATGCAGCTAATAAAAAAGAACCGATGTTATGTCGTCAATTAGCAGAGTTATTTCACTTGAAGTTAACGAGCAACGGCGATCTTAATCACATTGATGTACATGTCGTACAAAGTTTTACTCTTTTAGAGAATTTAGAGCAATATAAAGAGCTTTCGTTAGAAGATGTATTTAACACGTGGTTTATTATTTTCTTAAATGTAAAAGTGAAGAATATAGAAGCATGGTCAAGTGCAGTCATATATTATTTGCGCAAAAAAACAAATATGAAAGTGACGCAAAGTGATATCGCCAAGCAATGCAATGTGTCTGTTTCAACACTGCGCAATCACTTTAAAAAATTAGA from Lottiidibacillus patelloidae encodes:
- a CDS encoding tetratricopeptide repeat protein; this translates as MGKRVNKKVVNFIQDGSYFFKRGQRAYYEQDLSKAKKNFERAVHFDPNQASYQCQLAVVLADLGELNRSIELLHYILRDLDANMAECFYLLAANYAYLGDFRQAEGYAKKYLKTNPNGEYELELQDLLEMIYEELGTDEPNWDEEELIMKQEAANRLIESGQYYAAIEDLQKLIAEHPNHWPAYNQMALAYFYSHQIETAIETLFNVLERNEGNVQALCHLAVIYHYSGMKTTSEEVVELLKNVHPFHEEQRHKLGITFAILKQYDLGYKWLYSLYKVGYDGNPMYYYWLTVCAVQLGKKQVAEKVWKRAFEEEDEDRLTSLPDPFLSPKEAVLSEEKLENSSFDFSEALSVLDKLKNSPSFRSALVHKLYNASMKTKCRILFTIYKLSDQESEKALLTYAANKKEPMLCRQLAELFHLKLTSNGDLNHIDVHVVQSFTLLENLEQYKELSLEDVFNTWFIIFLNVKVKNIEAWSSAVIYYLRKKTNMKVTQSDIAKQCNVSVSTLRNHFKKLEHILSIEENTNE